tttttttttgtttcgaaTAAGCAGGACTTGACTATAGACCGACGAATAATAATGGAACAAAGAAACTtgctgaatgtaaatacgaagtatCATCCCTCAGATTCACACGATTTCTCTGTTTTATGACTAAAAAGTTATTGTTGCATGATCAACGCAGATCTATCATTTCTTAAATATATATTCTTTGACTGACATGTTTCTCATACGAAAATAGTACGTCTCTTAGTATAATACGGTACTTTCGCTGTCTTCTTCTACaataaatataagttcgacttaTTCTCTAAATAAATTCATGTATCATGCTTAATAACGAACAAAGTactactacaaaataatgttcaACTATTATGCTTTATGAAGTtcatacaattaaaaattagtTTCGTTCCAATATACATTTGCTCACAATTTATAAAACTTTTGTTATCAACATTGAAAATTGTTCGTTTCATGCCCAGATAAATCATTAcagcatatcttatcacgtaccTAACATACGAATTATATTACAATACAAATATTTGAACGAAAGTATTAAATCAGTCTAACTTTCCGTTGttgtaatttttattaaaattgtgAACAAATAAATTATTTCTTGCTATAAGTAGCGAGGTATCAGTTGCCCTAATATGGAACGCATTTTGTTTTCTACTTTGGTACGCATAATATTGTTTAAAAAGTTCTTTCGTGGAACAACAAATTTTCAGGAACGGTGTTTGATACTAGATGCTTATTCCATATTAGTACAATTGGCGCTACATTTGGTGATGTACTGTAACGACGACAAGATTACATTGCGATCATTGTTGATTAGGTGTCAGTGTCGCATCCTCACTTGAGCCAAGCGTTGCTATCGAGTGGCTCGCAAACGCAGCAACAACCGCAGCAACAGACGCAACAAATACAGCAACAGTGTCAAGCTGTCCAGGTAGTTGCAAAGGAAGATAATCGAAGTGGTACCACGTCCAGTTCCATAATAAAAAGCCTTCTGGCTACTAAGGTAACGGTCAGCAGCGACTGCATGCCCAGTACTGCTGCGACTTGTGTGTCTACCCCTACTGCCTGCGTAACAAACACTACTGCTAGCATCGCATCCAGCATCAGTGCCAACCAGCTAATAACCAGCAACCAGGTATCATTGTTGTACATTAACAATGAAAACTGTAGGATTTGTTCTCTCCCTTTTATTTTTAGTTTATTAGCAAGACCTTGAGTTTTTGATGTACAAGATGCCTTTGAAGAAAATAGTATTCTGATGTTAATCATTATTATACTTTCACATCATCGTCTTGTACAAGTCTGACAATGATCTTGTCTAGTAAAACAAATTAATTTTATCTTTAATATCGTTATAAAGTTATTTTCTGGACATTTGGAAAGCATTCTAGTACAGAGCGTAATTGTAGGAtgaataaaaatatactttctACTTGATGGAACAGAGTATACGAGTTGAAGCATGTTTATGCGATAATGAATTATCATGTTGAACACAATGCAATGCAAGtcgaaattgaatttaaattaaTATATACTTGTATTGTAGAAGAACTATTTTACAGGATAAGATCGCATTTGGAATCGTACTTAGTGGATGTATGTTTTTAACATATTTGATTCTAAAGAGTTTCTTAATGTTTGCGTTCTAAAGTAGCTATAAGGATTATGTTTTCGTTGTGCCGTTCTTTTTTTTGTGTTCTTTAGTTTTGAAGACAAGTTTAAATGAAACGATTCTTGATCATTTTATCACTTGTGTATCTAGATGAGTTACAATTTTCAAGTAACATTTAACTAAGTGATTATCTCTTGAACTCAATCAAAATAATAGTATTTTGTATTTTACTAACAGAGCATGGTTTTCATGAtttcaattattattttttttctacgataattaaaaaaaagtacAGAAAGTAGTTTTCAAAGAGAATAAAAGATATTTTTGTCTGCGAGCCTACATTATATTGCTTGTCTAGGTCGCGCAACGTCAGCAACAACAGAGGCTACTGCAGCAACAGTTGACTAATCTAACGCAGCCTACTGCAACGACGACTACTTCGACAACAATACTCCCAAAGACTCCCATCAACACGAAGCAAAAGCCAGCTATCACACCCATTCCTGCCAAAAAGATTCAGAGGCTCAACGGAGCCAAATTTATTATGACTAATAATTGTGACAAGGTATGATTTTATATTTGTATGGCAAGTCGTAAACCTTTTCATTCCTCtgcattaaaaaattttaatttttgtttTTAGACTGAAGTAAGTGATAATGAAAACGTCAATCAAATCGCAACATCGACAACTTCTTCCACCGTGATCTTGAATTCAACCGAGAATCACATATCGTCAACCATTAAAGTTTGTCGGCCTCCAACTGCAATAACCGTGGCTATGGCGAACAAAGCGAGTCAACGATCAACGTGCACATCAATCGCCGAGGATTCGGATTCCACGAACAATTCATTGGCGTCTAGCAGTGGTATCGGTGGCAGTAGGGATTGTTCTGGTGTCGGCGTAGAGGAGGACAATTCTCTGACGAGTTTCGAAGGGATACTGTTAAACGGCGCGCCCAGCAACATGGACATCGACGCGCAGGACGATGGGTCCTCGAAAGATTCGTCCAGCGTAACGTCTAAAGAGAAACCTTTGCAAAGCATGATGCTTGTAGACTTGTTGGATAGAAAAGTCGACAAAGAACCGCTTCTGAATGGTGTTTTAGGAAAAAATTCGATAAACGAGAAGGGAATGGATTTAGTGGAAAACCACATTAAGAAAGTACTAAAAGAATCTCCTACAGACATTAAGATTAAAACTGAAGTAGACGAGGGTAACGTTATACAGACGGAAGTATCCGAGGATACCTTGATCGAAGCGCCTAGGGGGATAAAACGAACTGCCAGCGAATCCGATGAGGTGGACGTGAAGAAAGTGAAATATTCCAACGGCACGATGTCGCCGGACCCCGCTGTCGACTCGACAACCGCCGAATCCACTGTCTCGAGTATAAAATCTGAGGAACAAGACGATGACAAGGACAGCGAGAAAGCGACCGTCTCTTCTACTGCCGCGAATCTTTACGCTGCTCTGGCCGCGGATTGCATAGGAGACGAGACGGACCTTGACGAGAACGTGAACGTTAAGGAAGAATCTCCTCCCGTGATAAAACAGGAGCCCCACATATTCGTTAATCAAATCAATCAACAGCCACGACAACAGCCAGCCCAACAGCCACAGGTGCAACACCAACAACAGCTTCAACCACAACCGCAGCAGTTACCGCCGCAACCACAACCCCAGCTGCAACAACAACCGCAGATCCAGCAACAACCGCAACCACAGCCACAACCTCAACAGCACCAACAGCAGCTAATCGTAACAGCTCCCAGACAAATAGTGGTACAACAAACGATTCAACCGAATAATCAGGTAATCATACCAGCCGGTGCAGTGAAGGGCAGGCAGGCACAGCCGCAGCCGCAAGTTTTATTGCAACAAGGGGCAGGAGGTCAATTACAGTACGTTGTTTCTGGCGGTGTGCCCGGTCAAAATTATGTCCTGGCGCAACCGCAGACAACGTTGGTTCAGGGTCAAGCGCAGACCGTACTAGTAGCTCAAACGACCCAGCAACAAGGTACAGGtgcgaaaacaattattattctgCAACCTCAAGCAGCTACGCAGCCGACCCAGCAAAAGATGGTTGCGGTCACTCCTCAAGGGCAACAGGTTGTTGTTACGCAAGTCTCGCGGCCCATTTTGCAAAGTCCCGCCCTTGGCAATATTCCGCCGCCGTTGGTACCAACGTCAGGCACAATTCCACAGACTTCCATAATAGTAAACAGTTCCGTGGCGCAAACGAATCCGAACACTGTCACCGTCACGATCCCCGCGATGGCTCAACAAACACCGGTATCGACCAGTGTGCCATCGAGGGTGGTGACACCGACTCCTGCATCCACACCGCCGCCCACCAGACCCACCACGCCTCATCAAGCGGCGGCTACGCACGGATTGGTCGCGAAACAGCCCGTTAAGCTGATGAAAACTGTTAGTTCCTCAACGGAGCCGGAATCCAAGCCGTCTACGAGTCAAAATCAAACGGAGAAGACTATCACCATCAAAATCGATCCTAACGCCTATCTTTGCGAATGGCGAGGTTGTTTGAGGTAATTGTTCGAGTCCTATCTTAACTATAGATAATACTACTTTAATATACACGCAGAAAGTATATAAAAAACAGAGTCGTGTAAAAACGTAAATATTCTTGTACCATTATAGGCAATTTAAAACACCGCATGAAGTTTACCTTCACGTGTGCGAGGCACATTGTCCCACTGGCGGGGAGGAAATATTATGCCTTTGGTCAAGTTGCGATGCCTTGAAGAGACGTAGATTTTCGTTAATGACCCACTTGTACGATAGGCATTGTAACGCGGAGGTAAGCATAGCATTATTTATCTCTGAGCAAAATCATTTGCAAAACAACTTGAGCGTCTAATGGCAATTCATTGGTCCCGCAGACAATGTCGATGAGGAGGAAACAGTTAACGGTAACAGGTAAAACCGAAGTTTCGACATCGACACCGCCAACTCCTCATCACCCTGGATATGCACCGAACGCAGCATTCCATGCTATTAAGCGGCACGCCTTGGAATTCGTAAATCCAAAGGAGCTAATGGTTAGTAAGATGATATGAAATTACACGAGAGACCTTGCAATTAGTCTGCCGATGTTTACGGATTTATGgaatacataaatatatatatatatataaatttccaTAAGCGTCCGCAGTCTAATTACAGTAATGCAAGTAGCTATAAGTGAGACAGTAACTTCgatgtaaaagaaaaaaagagcacAAAACACTTCTCTGTCATGCGGATAACAAATGCATTAAAACTATTACGCACATGTCTGAGATTAACGCGTTTAACGATATAATCTGTGTCGATATCTCGGAGAATCCCTTTATAGTCCCACGGTTCATAGAGTCTATTGAGTTTTGTTAATGTAATGAAATTTCTTATTCTCTTGGCGAAGCAGCAAAGGCCGACCAAGCCCGCTGCAGCCACCTCAAGCTCTTCTTCCCCCAGACCTGGGCAAAATCCTCCACCAGAACAGGTAAAAACGTGTTCCAAAATTGACAAGAGAAAAGGATTCACGGTTCACAGTCCACAGCCCCTGTGCGCTGTTCCTGtcgcctatttttttttttttttgcgcttCATTCTCTTTTGTTTTTCGCAACGTACGCTGtttttattgttgttgttgttcttgttttattttttttatactcTTAATTTTTACGTTTCACGGTGTATAAAAACCTTGTGTTTTATATTAGCATGGATTTCATTTTAGTTTCATTTCGTAGCTAGAGTCCCGCTGTACTATAATGTATGTGttcacgcatttgaagtgtattcatgATGATGGAGGGTGTTGGTTTAATATTTATCTTGCGCAGCATAATGGTAGAATATTTGTTACGCTTGCGACGCAGAAAGAACCACCTTTAGCATTAATTATAggtttaaatatttaattacttTACTTGGACCTGAACAGTAACATTTATTTTTGCATAAGTCCTGAATATAGGAAAGAAATACGTTTAGGATATTGGATTACTTGGTGCCGATTACATACGATCACATACGATGAAGTTTATATGCTTGCAAATAGAATACAGATGGAACGTTATTCTATTTCAAGTATCTATTCTTGAATACATAAACATTTTTAGCACCAAAAAGAGCTATCATTATATAGTAAGCTTGTATAAACATATTTTTATACGTGATCTTTTTAGATTTGATTAGAAACAGTGTTTTATTTTGTTTATACAAAGCATGCTGTGATTAATTTATGTTATACTGGATTGCCCGTTAGTACCAAAATACAGTCTCTTCGTTCATAGAAAACAACTGGATGCTGTTCAGTTGTAGTATTAGAAGATGAAATACCAATATTTTGTGTAATCAGTTCACACGCGACATCATTCCCCGAATCAGTGTTCTCATATTGTTATTCATAATTGTATTTCACTAATGTCCGAAGCTGTTTGCAACTAATTAATTCGATCACTAAATAATTGCCATATTTTTGTCGTATTATATTTGTTTTAGTGTTACTTAAAAGTGTGACTAGATATTTTTTTTTACCGCAATAATAGACGATCTAGAACCACGTTTCAAGTCCTTAATTGCTTTATGATTTCTCAACAGGATGACAACGAAGGTCCAGTGACCAAAAGTATTCGCTTGACAGCAGCTCTTATTCTTCGTAACCTAGTCATATATTCAACACATGGCAGAAGGTAAAGCTCCCTATTGTTACTTAATATTGGTACAAAGTAGAAATAGCAATCGTGATTAAGTATCCGTAGCTAATATTTTGTAAGTGTGATTagtaaaattttttttttatttttcaggcATCTTAGAGCGTACGAACCACACTTGGCAGGTGTGGCATTAAGTAACGTCGAATCATCGAGAACAATCGCACAAGTTCTGTACGATATGAACGATCAAAGCAGCAGTAACCATAGGTGACCTCTTGAACCAGGCCtctaaaaaaacaaaaaaaaagaaagctcTTTTCACGTTGCGAGCAGCGATCAACTCGCTTATTTTGAATTTTAGTGTAAAGTGAGAGAACAGAGGTACGATAGAGAAAGATGCgaagagtttgcaaatgtcgttttgcgaagaaaagaaaaggaaaagtgtGCTCGTGCGTTAATAAGGAAAAAGGAGAGGAGAAAATGCAAAGAAGGTGTATTAATGGTGAAGAGGATGCAATTAGAAAAGAAGAGGATACGGCAATGTTCCATAATTATTAAAAGAGGCCTATAAACTTACTAGGCAAGTCGATTTGCCGATTTAGACTATAACAATGTACTGTAACTAGTTAACACGAACGAAAGACAGTAGATGAAGTGATTGCGGATCAGtgataaaagaaagaaagaaagaaaaaaagcaaaCAAAAAACGAGataatatttcaaatttaatattaatatttattttctcaACAAGAAGCGGAAGAAATGTTTTTAGTAATCGTGTACAAAAAAATGGAAGGGCGAAGAAAAATACTTTATGGACGTTATAGTTAATTacacacaatcaatattatattattattatattatattatattattattattattaattattattaatattattattgtatGTTTTTCATAAGTCACCACAAGAAAACCTAGAATGTAAAGAAAACCTTTTTATGAAATGTATTTGTTAGGACTTTATGATTTTGCTTATATAATTGCATATTGCAATTACATGGCTATATTATCGTCTCTCTTTTGTTTTATTATCGAGTAATCATATTGTGTCAAGACCAACGTTAATAAGGACATCGTCGCACATAATACGATGATAACgatgataatgatgatgataATGACATATTCCGACCCTGAATCCATCTGATAGAAAAATCTAAGAACTTGTTCTTCTGCTTTAGATCGCTTTTAACTTTCGAACTCCTAGCTGTTCGTTCAACTTTTGTAACTTTAAACGGGGATACTGCACGTGTTAactatgtttcaattactatgtTTATGTTCTTCCTTCAACAGTACTCGGTGGATAGATTTAAGCTAATTTTTGTTTTCATTTTTCCCATATGACCAACTATATTTCGATCAAAGCGTTTTACAAACTTTAATATTGTCAGATATAAAGTGTTCCCGTGAAATTCTTATCTTTTTTCTGCGTTCCGATATTTTCGTCAAGACATAGTTACTCATATGAGAAAAATGCGAAACGAGTATTTAAACACATCTACTCGTTACTGAGAAATAGGAACATATATGTAGAAAACGGAACATATAATTACCACGTGTTTTCGTAACTGTACGCTCCCTTTTAAATGAAGAGATACTCTAATTAGAGAAATTTTTATACTTTTTCGGGACAAACTGAACGTGTCGTGTTGAATCGTTTCCTCGATCGCGCTATTGTTGTCATCTAATTACGTACATTTAAAATACGGTTTAATCCGGCTTGGCTGAACCGCGAACAGCCGAGAAACGATGAGAAGCATCCATGTAACGCTACAATACACACAGATATTAAGATTCGATCGAGTCACAGATTAATTATTGCTTCCGAGTTGTCTGTGTATTATTAGAGATACGAATGTAAGTATATTTATACTTGGGAACTTAGAAAGGCCTAAAATGATCTTTAAGCCAGTGTTCTACAAATTTTCAGCACTAAACAAAAGATAGATAGACGAAGAGAAATTAGAAGAAATGCTTTCCATACCAGTCATTTACGATTTCTTCAATTTTCTGTATTTGCTTTTTTAACAATTTACCACAATGACGGAACTGTCTTGATAATCTTGATTTAACTCAAAAGGAGTGAATTTGGGCGTTATTTGAAAGTGATAACTGACGatcaataataaaaagaaaatattgtcTTGCACGTTTCTGTTTTAAACATTGATTATATTCagttaaaaaaagaaagcataAAAGTAGCAAAGGTTTAAAAATTTGCTAAATAGTTTG
The window above is part of the Xylocopa sonorina isolate GNS202 chromosome 3, iyXylSono1_principal, whole genome shotgun sequence genome. Proteins encoded here:
- the Bap170 gene encoding brahma associated protein 170kD isoform X6, with the translated sequence MAKILNKDPVTYERERENFMKDLRHFHETRGTSFKKNPKINGKDIDLYLLYVVVTAHGGWIKVNTRNEWASLCEQFHLPNGCVNSGVGLKQIYLRYLDRYEKVHFLGEDGQQADDDDEDSRHRKWSARALHSVPLTYNHHQHNVAESLREYNGLSSDLYKPSNYDKLALSLLSPLPNEQDFAINVCTLLSNEGKHILRLDKYPRLVNILLAHAGVFDSPGTRQLFIEVYSRVRNYSINSFWSDVLDSQDVIDLTNERTFMKKPTSSPQTFSRRKILEKEKQNKTAPATENDEPSTSMDVDGVLPDCPRLDPIGSHQDENLKDQNQNSIKFEEEDRDLFCVGRTLGTQDPYGQRVLQIASILRNLSFTPENAAVLGRNRCFLRFVLLCVRARWSNLHQLGFDILGNIANEIILKEAGERITDVVLSCVAKGIESQDRFIVISCLEVLNKISQQDSNEEVVTFGLEDNVYELICRFLALNDIALLVYTLECLYALTSLGERPCTSVARVRGAIDTLVALVTVEAQSYGPKACILMRVIETVSTVTPAPSCTTQNTPVTAAAPAATVSSSVPTTPVTVTATPAPVSPAPSRPTTPAATATKSTTHKAVETNNSLQQQHAHQQIIQENEQFALSWLRATFELTPGVRIEQEELYKKYLGCCTKIGRRGVIAPLHFPRCVRSVFGGSVGPNPLKGETSGTQYYEGIRVRATPPQVTYPSQTAVGTNTAPIPAVNTTPVKVLPVQQRTIKSISPAPDSTALDNPASGPLRTPTPASPILKAQLSAPPKPPSGTSNTTTQSQNPVTKVDSKSQVSVSHPHLSQALLSSGSQTQQQPQQQTQQIQQQCQAVQVVAKEDNRSGTTSSSIIKSLLATKVAQRQQQQRLLQQQLTNLTQPTATTTTSTTILPKTPINTKQKPAITPIPAKKIQRLNGAKFIMTNNCDKTEVSDNENVNQIATSTTSSTVILNSTENHISSTIKVCRPPTAITVAMANKASQRSTCTSIAEDSDSTNNSLASSSGIGGSRDCSGVGVEEDNSLTSFEGILLNGAPSNMDIDAQDDGSSKDSSSVTSKEKPLQSMMLVDLLDRKVDKEPLLNGVLGKNSINEKGMDLVENHIKKVLKESPTDIKIKTEVDEGNVIQTEVSEDTLIEAPRGIKRTASESDEVDVKKVKYSNGTMSPDPAVDSTTAESTVSSIKSEEQDDDKDSEKATVSSTAANLYAALAADCIGDETDLDENVNVKEESPPVIKQEPHIFVNQINQQPRQQPAQQPQVQHQQQLQPQPQQLPPQPQPQLQQQPQIQQQPQPQPQPQQHQQQLIVTAPRQIVVQQTIQPNNQVIIPAGAVKGRQAQPQPQVLLQQGAGGQLQYVVSGGVPGQNYVLAQPQTTLVQGQAQTVLVAQTTQQQGTGAKTIIILQPQAATQPTQQKMVAVTPQGQQVVVTQVSRPILQSPALGNIPPPLVPTSGTIPQTSIIVNSSVAQTNPNTVTVTIPAMAQQTPVSTSVPSRVVTPTPASTPPPTRPTTPHQAAATHGLVAKQPVKLMKTVSSSTEPESKPSTSQNQTEKTITIKIDPNAYLCEWRGCLRQFKTPHEVYLHVCEAHCPTGGEEILCLWSSCDALKRRRFSLMTHLYDRHCNAETMSMRRKQLTVTGKTEVSTSTPPTPHHPGYAPNAAFHAIKRHALEFVNPKELMDDNEGPVTKSIRLTAALILRNLVIYSTHGRRHLRAYEPHLAGVALSNVESSRTIAQVLYDMNDQSSSNHR
- the Bap170 gene encoding brahma associated protein 170kD isoform X3 gives rise to the protein MATPRPATRIPASPPAQASNSRQRRSSKYAGRGQSSSHTSNDEESDLMPCTHVHPGTPKRLRCLVNTRNEWASLCEQFHLPNGCVNSGVGLKQIYLRYLDRYEKVHFLGEDGQQADDDDEDSRHRKWSARALHSVPLTYNHHQHNVAESLREYNGLSSDLYKPSNYDKLALSLLSPLPNEQDFAINVCTLLSNEGKHILRLDKYPRLVNILLAHAGVFDSPGTRQLFIEVYSRVRNYSINSFWSDVLDSQDVIDLTNERTFMKKPTSSPQTFSRRKILEKEKQNKTAPATENDEPSTSMDVDGVLPDCPRLDPIGSHQDENLKDQNQNSIKFEEEDRDLFCVGRTLGTQDPYGQRVLQIASILRNLSFTPENAAVLGRNRCFLRFVLLCVRARWSNLHQLGFDILGNIANEIILKEAGERITDVVLSCVAKGIESQDRFIVISCLEVLNKISQQDSNEEVVTFGLEDNVYELICRFLALNDIALLVYTLECLYALTSLGERPCTSVARVRGAIDTLVALVTVEAQSYGPKACILMRVIETVSTVTPAPSCTTQNTPVTAAAPAATVSSSVPTTPVTVTATPAPVSPAPSRPTTPAATATKSTTHKAVETNNSLQQQHAHQQIIQENEQFALSWLRATFELTPGVRIEQEELYKKYLGCCTKIGRRGVIAPLHFPRCVRSVFGGSVGPNPLKGETSGTQYYEGIRVRATPPQVTYPSQTAVGTNTAPIPAVNTTPVKVLPVQQRTIKSISPAPDSTALDNPASGPLRTPTPASPILKAQLSAPPKPPSGTSNTTTQSQNPVTKVDSKSQVSVSHPHLSQALLSSGSQTQQQPQQQTQQIQQQCQAVQVVAKEDNRSGTTSSSIIKSLLATKVTVSSDCMPSTAATCVSTPTACVTNTTASIASSISANQLITSNQVAQRQQQQRLLQQQLTNLTQPTATTTTSTTILPKTPINTKQKPAITPIPAKKIQRLNGAKFIMTNNCDKTEVSDNENVNQIATSTTSSTVILNSTENHISSTIKVCRPPTAITVAMANKASQRSTCTSIAEDSDSTNNSLASSSGIGGSRDCSGVGVEEDNSLTSFEGILLNGAPSNMDIDAQDDGSSKDSSSVTSKEKPLQSMMLVDLLDRKVDKEPLLNGVLGKNSINEKGMDLVENHIKKVLKESPTDIKIKTEVDEGNVIQTEVSEDTLIEAPRGIKRTASESDEVDVKKVKYSNGTMSPDPAVDSTTAESTVSSIKSEEQDDDKDSEKATVSSTAANLYAALAADCIGDETDLDENVNVKEESPPVIKQEPHIFVNQINQQPRQQPAQQPQVQHQQQLQPQPQQLPPQPQPQLQQQPQIQQQPQPQPQPQQHQQQLIVTAPRQIVVQQTIQPNNQVIIPAGAVKGRQAQPQPQVLLQQGAGGQLQYVVSGGVPGQNYVLAQPQTTLVQGQAQTVLVAQTTQQQGTGAKTIIILQPQAATQPTQQKMVAVTPQGQQVVVTQVSRPILQSPALGNIPPPLVPTSGTIPQTSIIVNSSVAQTNPNTVTVTIPAMAQQTPVSTSVPSRVVTPTPASTPPPTRPTTPHQAAATHGLVAKQPVKLMKTVSSSTEPESKPSTSQNQTEKTITIKIDPNAYLCEWRGCLRQFKTPHEVYLHVCEAHCPTGGEEILCLWSSCDALKRRRFSLMTHLYDRHCNAETMSMRRKQLTVTGKTEVSTSTPPTPHHPGYAPNAAFHAIKRHALEFVNPKELMDDNEGPVTKSIRLTAALILRNLVIYSTHGRRHLRAYEPHLAGVALSNVESSRTIAQVLYDMNDQSSSNHR
- the Bap170 gene encoding brahma associated protein 170kD isoform X2 codes for the protein MAKILNKDPVTYERERENFMKDLRHFHETRGTSFKKNPKINGKDIDLYLLYVVVTAHGGWIKVNTRNEWASLCEQFHLPNGCVNSGVGLKQIYLRYLDRYEKVHFLGEDGQQADDDDEDSRHRKWSARALHSVPLTYNHHQHNVAESLREYNGLSSDLYKPSNYDKLALSLLSPLPNEQDFAINVCTLLSNEGKHILRLDKYPRLVNILLAHAGVFDSPGTRQLFIEVYSRVRNYSINSFWSDVLDSQDVIDLTNERTFMKKPTSSPQTFSRRKILEKEKQNKTAPATENDEPSTSMDVDGVLPDCPRLDPIGSHQDENLKDQNQNSIKFEEEDRDLFCVGRTLGTQDPYGQRVLQIASILRNLSFTPENAAVLGRNRCFLRFVLLCVRARWSNLHQLGFDILGNIANEIILKEAGERITDVVLSCVAKGIESQDRFIVISCLEVLNKISQQDSNEEVVTFGLEDNVYELICRFLALNDIALLVYTLECLYALTSLGERPCTSVARVRGAIDTLVALVTVEAQSYGPKACILMRVIETVSTVTPAPSCTTQNTPVTAAAPAATVSSSVPTTPVTVTATPAPVSPAPSRPTTPAATATKSTTHKAVETNNSLQQQHAHQQIIQENEQFALSWLRATFELTPGVRIEQEELYKKYLGCCTKIGRRGVIAPLHFPRCVRSVFGGSVGPNPLKGETSGTQYYEGIRVRATPPQVTYPSQTAVGTNTAPIPAVNTTPVKVLPVQQRTIKSISPAPDSTALDNPASGPLRTPTPASPILKAQLSAPPKPPSGTSNTTTQSQNPVTKVDSKSQVSVSHPHLSQALLSSGSQTQQQPQQQTQQIQQQCQAVQVVAKEDNRSGTTSSSIIKSLLATKVTVSSDCMPSTAATCVSTPTACVTNTTASIASSISANQLITSNQVAQRQQQQRLLQQQLTNLTQPTATTTTSTTILPKTPINTKQKPAITPIPAKKIQRLNGAKFIMTNNCDKTEVSDNENVNQIATSTTSSTVILNSTENHISSTIKVCRPPTAITVAMANKASQRSTCTSIAEDSDSTNNSLASSSGIGGSRDCSGVGVEEDNSLTSFEGILLNGAPSNMDIDAQDDGSSKDSSSVTSKEKPLQSMMLVDLLDRKVDKEPLLNGVLGKNSINEKGMDLVENHIKKVLKESPTDIKIKTEVDEGNVIQTEVSEDTLIEAPRGIKRTASESDEVDVKKVKYSNGTMSPDPAVDSTTAESTVSSIKSEEQDDDKDSEKATVSSTAANLYAALAADCIGDETDLDENVNVKEESPPVIKQEPHIFVNQINQQPRQQPAQQPQVQHQQQLQPQPQQLPPQPQPQLQQQPQIQQQPQPQPQPQQHQQQLIVTAPRQIVVQQTIQPNNQVIIPAGAVKGRQAQPQPQVLLQQGAGGQLQYVVSGGVPGQNYVLAQPQTTLVQGQAQTVLVAQTTQQQGTGAKTIIILQPQAATQPTQQKMVAVTPQGQQVVVTQVSRPILQSPALGNIPPPLVPTSGTIPQTSIIVNSSVAQTNPNTVTVTIPAMAQQTPVSTSVPSRVVTPTPASTPPPTRPTTPHQAAATHGLVAKQPVKLMKTVSSSTEPESKPSTSQNQTEKTITIKIDPNAYLCEWRGCLRQFKTPHEVYLHVCEAHCPTGGEEILCLWSSCDALKRRRFSLMTHLYDRHCNAETMSMRRKQLTVTGKTEVSTSTPPTPHHPGYAPNAAFHAIKRHALEFVNPKELMQRPTKPAAATSSSSSPRPGQNPPPEQDDNEGPVTKSIRLTAALILRNLVIYSTHGRRHLRAYEPHLAGVALSNVESSRTIAQVLYDMNDQSSSNHR